One Carassius gibelio isolate Cgi1373 ecotype wild population from Czech Republic chromosome A7, carGib1.2-hapl.c, whole genome shotgun sequence DNA window includes the following coding sequences:
- the LOC128016437 gene encoding myosin regulatory light chain 2, smooth muscle minor isoform: MSSKCRTKGKITKKRPQRATSNVFAMFDQSQIQEFKEAFNMIDQNRDGFIDKEDLHDMLASLGKNPTDDYLEAMMTEAPGPINFTMFLTMFGEKLNGTDPEEVIRNAFACFDEEGTGFVQEDYLRELLTTMGDRFTDEEVDELFREAPIDKKSNFNYVEFTRILKHGAKDKDD, translated from the exons ATGTCGAGCAAATGTCGCACCAAGGGAAAGATCACCAAGAAGCGTCCTCAGCGGGCCACCTCCAATGTCTTCGCTATGTTCGATCAGTCGCAGATTCAGGAGTTTAAGGAAGCCTTCAACATGATCGACCAGAACCGCGACGGCTTCATCGATAAGGAGGATCTTCATGACATGCTCGCTTCTCTCG GGAAGAACCCAACAGATGACTATTTGGAGGCGATGATGACCGAAGCCCCCGGGCCCATAAACTTCACCATGTTCCTCACCATGTTCGGAGAGAAGCTGAACGGCACAGACCCCGAGGAAGTCATTCGTAATGCGTTCGCCTGCTTTGACGAGGAAGGAACAG GCTTCGTTCAGGAGGACTATCTGAGAGAGCTGCTGACCACTATGGGAGATCGATTCACAGACGAAGAGGTCGACGAGCTCTTCAGAGAAGCGCCGATCGATAAAAAGAGCAACTTCAACTACGTGGAGTTCACCCGTATTCTTAAACACGGAGCCAAAGACAAAGACGATTAG